In the genome of Apodemus sylvaticus chromosome 2, mApoSyl1.1, whole genome shotgun sequence, one region contains:
- the Gpr85 gene encoding probable G-protein coupled receptor 85, which produces MANYSHAADNILQNLSPLTAFLKLTSLGFIIGVSVVGNLLISILLVKDKTLHRAPYYFLLDLCCSDILRSAICFPFVFNSVKNGSTWTYGTLTCKVIAFLGVLSCFHTAFMLFCVSVTRYLAIAHHRFYTKRLTFWTCLAVICMVWTLSVAMAFPPVLDVGTYSFIREEDQCTFQHRSFRANDSLGFMLLLALILLATQLVYLKLIFFVHDRRKMKPVQFVAAVSQNWTFHGPGASGQAAANWLAGFGRGPTPPTLLGIRQNANTTGRRRLLVLDEFKMEKRISRMFYIMTFLFLTLWGPYLVACYWRVFARGPVVPGGFLTAAVWMSFAQAGINPFVCIFSNRELRRCFSTTLLYCRKSRLPREPYCVI; this is translated from the coding sequence ATGGCGAACTATAGCCATGCAGCTGACAACATTTTGCAAAATCTCTCGCCTCTAACAGCCTTTCTGAAACTGACTTCCCTGGGTTTCATAATAGGAGTCAGCGTGGTGGGCAACCTTCTGATCTCCATTTTGCTAGTGAAAGATAAGACCTTGCATAGAGCTCCTTACTACTTCCTGCTGGATCTGTGCTGCTCAGACATCCTCAGATCTGCAATTTGTTTTCCGTTTGTATTCAACTCTGTCAAAAATGGCTCTACCTGGACTTACGGGACTCTGACTTGCAAAGTGATTGCCTTTCTGGGGGTTTTGTCCTGTTTCCACACTGCCTTCATGCTCTTCTGCGTCAGTGTCACCAGATACTTAGCCATCGCCCATCACCGCTTCTACACAAAGAGACTGACCTTTTGGACGTGCTTGGCTGTGATCTGCATGGTGTGGACTCTGTCTGTGGCCATGGCATTCCCCCCAGTTTTAGATGTAGGCACCTACTCATTCATTAGGGAGGAGGATCAGTGCACCTTCCAACACCGCTCCTTCAGGGCTAACGATTCCCTAGGATTTATGCTGCTCCTCGCTCTAATCCTCCTAGCCACACAGCTTGTCTACCTCAAGCTGATATTTTTTGTCCACGATCGAAGGAAAATGAAGCCAGTCCAGTTTGTAGCAGCAGTGAGTCAGAACTGGACCTTTCATGGCCCTGGAGCTAGTGGCCAGGCAGCTGCCAATTGGCTAGCAGGATTTGGAAGGGGTCCCACACCACCCACCTTGCTGGGCATCAGGCAAAACGCGAATACCACAGGCAGAAGACGGCTATTGGTCTTGGATGAGttcaaaatggagaaaagaatcaGCAGAATGTTCTATATAATGACTTTCCTCTTCCTAACCTTGTGGGGTCCCTACCTGGTGGCCTGCTATTGGAGAGTTTTTGCAAGAGGGCCTGTAGTACCAGGGGGATTTCTAACCGCCGCTGTCTGGATGAGTTTCGCTCAAGCAGGAATCAATCCCTTTGTCTGCATTTTCTCCAACAGGGAGCTGAGGCGCTGTTTCAGCACAACCCTTCTTTACTGCAGAAAATCCAGGTTACCAAGGGAACCTTACTGTGTTATATGA